The following is a genomic window from Burkholderia oklahomensis C6786.
GCTCAGGTTGCTCGTGTACAGATCGGAGCCGCTCTCGATGAACGACGCGGCGCACAGCAGCAGCAACAGATCTTCGTTCGCTGCGGCGCGTTGACGGTCGATTCGCGTCAGGTCGATGTCTTCGATGCGCCAGGGCATCTCGTGCGATGTATCAGCCAGCATGTTTCGCGCTCCCAAACGCTGCTTCGCGTCCCGACGGGCCGCGCCGCACGCGGCTCGCGATCCCGCCGGTTGCGGCGCGTTGAAATCGGTTATTCGACACGTCCGGCCATCTTAGCCGGACTTTTTTGATCGTGCTTCGAAGCACTGACCTTAACCGGCAATCGCAGTTCCACAGCGATTATCACGCAATATTAGACCCGTAATTCGAAAAGGCGTGCGATATCGAAAACGAAAGCTATTTTTTTGAAATGCCTTTCGATATCGTTTCGCCTGCAATAAACGCCACGTGCAAGACGCATGCGCGGCGCGCGCATCCCGTGCGCGTCAGAAGCCCGCCGCGAGGCCGTCGCGCCGGCTGTCGCTCGCCGCGACATAGCCGCGCTCGGGTTCGTTGCGGTCGAGCCGCCAGATGAACTGGCCGGATCCGAAGTCCATGTAAGGATCGTCGATCGCCTGGATCGCATGGCCGCGCGCGGCGAGCGAATCGACGACGGCCGCATCGAGCGTCGCTTCGACGTCGAGCGTGAACGACCGGCTCACCTTCCAGCGCGGCGCGTCGCATGCGGCCTGCGGCTGCTGGCCGTAGCCGAGCATCCGCACGATCGTCTGCAGATGGCCCTGCGGCTGCATGTCGCCGCCCATCACGCCGAAGCTCATCACCGCTTGTCGCCGCCCGTCCGCCTGCTGCGTGACGAACGCCGGAATGATCGTATGGAACGGCCGCTTGCCGCCCGCGACGACGTTCGGCGACGCCGGGTCCATCGAGAACCCGCAGCCGCGGTTCTGCAGCGCGATCCCCGTGCCCGGCACGACGAGGCCCGAGCCGAAGCCCATGTAGTTCGACTGAATAAAGCTCACCATCATCCCGCGCTCGTCGGCCGCCGACAGATAGATCGTGCCGCCCGCGCGCGGCATCCCGAACGTGAAGTGCGTCGCGCGCTCGACGTCGATCAGCTTCGCGCGCGCGTCGAGATACGCGTCGTCGAGCATCTGCGCGGGCGTGACTTCCATCGCTCGCGGATCGGCGACGTAGCGGTAGACGTCGGCGAACGCGAGCTTCATCGCCTCGATCTGCACGTGCTGCGAATCCGCCGAGTCGGGCGGCAGGTCGGCGAGATCGAAGCGCTCCATGATGCCGAGCGCGATCAGCGCGGCGATCCCCTGCCCGTTCGGCGGGATCTCGTGCACCGTGTAGCCTCGGTAGTCCTTGCCGATCGGCTCGACCCACTCGGGCCGGTACGCGCGCAGATCGTCCGCGGTCAGCGCGCCGCCGCCTTCGCGGAAGAATGCGGCGATCGTCTCGGCGATGGCGCCTTCGTAGAACGCGCGCGCGCCTTCGGCCGCGAGCGTGCGCAGCGTCTTCGCATGGTCCGGCAGCCGCAGCAGCTCGCTCAGCCCGGGCGCGCGGCCGCGCGGCATGAAGGTTTCCGCGAAGCCCGGCTGGTCTTTCAGCTCGGGCACGGCGGCCGCCCACTTGTGCGCGACGATGGCCGCGACCGCATGCCCGCGCTCCGCGAGCTCGATCGCCGGCTCGAGGAGGTCGGCGAACGGCAGCGAGCCGAACTTCGCATGCAGCGCTTCCCAGCCGGCGATCACGCCGGGCACCG
Proteins encoded in this region:
- a CDS encoding gamma-glutamyltransferase family protein, which produces MNLHSNMPGATFSWRNPYPTTRVPVFARNVVSTSHPLAAQAGLRMLWKGGNAVDAAIAAAAAITVVEPVSCGLGGDAFALVWDGAKLHGLNASGVAPAAWSVDYFRRRHGEAGNGLARQPTRGWDTVTVPGVIAGWEALHAKFGSLPFADLLEPAIELAERGHAVAAIVAHKWAAAVPELKDQPGFAETFMPRGRAPGLSELLRLPDHAKTLRTLAAEGARAFYEGAIAETIAAFFREGGGALTADDLRAYRPEWVEPIGKDYRGYTVHEIPPNGQGIAALIALGIMERFDLADLPPDSADSQHVQIEAMKLAFADVYRYVADPRAMEVTPAQMLDDAYLDARAKLIDVERATHFTFGMPRAGGTIYLSAADERGMMVSFIQSNYMGFGSGLVVPGTGIALQNRGCGFSMDPASPNVVAGGKRPFHTIIPAFVTQQADGRRQAVMSFGVMGGDMQPQGHLQTIVRMLGYGQQPQAACDAPRWKVSRSFTLDVEATLDAAVVDSLAARGHAIQAIDDPYMDFGSGQFIWRLDRNEPERGYVAASDSRRDGLAAGF